The following coding sequences are from one Sphingobium sp. V4 window:
- a CDS encoding amidohydrolase family protein, whose translation MTSSLKTLAFALMLGGAGAALAEPANLPPPGGEAPVAFDVHEGTSMAVSVSPDGKWLAVDLQGSLWIISAKGGRAKRITDYFNDARQPVWSPDGARLVYFAYRDGNYDLWTIRPDGSDRRKLTDGVYDDRDPVFSPDGKTIAFSSDRSGNYDIWTLDIATGAMKQVSSNPREDRLPSWSPDGGRIAYSGAEGMTKSAIYVTSLATGQESLLKEVQGRADAPSFGPGGQLAYVVADDAGSHLEIDGTRVSGKENVFPFRISWGKRGDYYYVSDGKIRRRSGTALATVDFAATLEVVRPSYTRAKRDWDSTAPRKALGIVHPHISPDGSRIAFVALGDLYVVSSNGGVPENLTKDAALDADPAWSPDGESIVFSSDRVGGLPQLWIRDLGTGKDRQLTHMDTQPLGAAWSPDGTRVAFIDVDGRWGVAGVCVVDVATGKVTRLQSSLGQPGSPSWSADGKYVAISLSYKYSNSFREGTNQVYVIPADGKGKAFWQIPEPDMSLDTRSGSGPAWSPDGTKMAGIYEGLLKIWPVDKDGKPLGPVRSYTADTAFYPTWTADSGTILYQANDMLKRIDVATGVIADVPIDLSYRLAKPNGSTVIHVSHLIDSVTDATQHDKDIIIEGNRIAAIRDHDPGLHSTGQFVDGTGLTAIPGLIEFHSHVQKDFGSNLEKAWLAYGITTVRDPGTQVYDAVEDREAAEAGVRLSPRLYVGGPLLEWQRVYYKMGVAVSSPAHLERELARARTLKYDIVKSYVRMPDLYQRRIVEAAHAMGIPVSGHEIFPAAYTGVDGTEHLGATSRRGYSPKQGPGGMAYEDVIQLFGRSGRTLTPTNFGALTGYLEKNPDYRTDPRVNLYPSWARETVTGTNDPMAIFTRPLLAGGLVSLKKMYDAGTQVVAGTDTMIATNLHAEIASYVDAGLTPFQALQTATVNSAKALNLDAGTLEAGKLADIVLLDGDPRENIANTFKVRKVVANGVSHDVEQLIGDAGK comes from the coding sequence ATGACGTCTTCGCTCAAGACCCTTGCGTTCGCGTTGATGCTCGGGGGTGCGGGAGCGGCTCTTGCCGAGCCCGCCAACCTGCCGCCTCCCGGAGGTGAAGCGCCCGTGGCTTTCGACGTGCATGAAGGCACCTCCATGGCCGTGTCGGTTTCGCCGGACGGCAAATGGCTGGCGGTCGACCTTCAGGGCAGCCTGTGGATCATTTCCGCAAAGGGCGGCAGAGCGAAGCGGATCACCGACTATTTCAACGACGCGCGCCAGCCGGTCTGGTCCCCGGACGGCGCACGCCTCGTCTATTTCGCCTATCGCGACGGCAACTATGACCTCTGGACCATCAGGCCCGATGGCAGCGACAGGCGGAAGCTGACCGACGGCGTCTATGATGATCGCGATCCGGTCTTTTCCCCCGACGGCAAGACCATCGCCTTCTCCTCCGACCGCAGCGGCAATTATGACATCTGGACGCTGGACATCGCCACCGGCGCGATGAAGCAGGTCAGCAGCAACCCGCGCGAGGATCGCCTGCCAAGCTGGTCGCCCGATGGTGGCCGCATCGCCTATTCGGGCGCGGAGGGCATGACGAAGAGCGCGATCTACGTCACCAGCCTCGCGACCGGCCAGGAAAGCCTGCTGAAGGAAGTGCAGGGCAGGGCCGACGCGCCATCCTTCGGTCCCGGCGGCCAACTCGCCTATGTCGTCGCGGACGATGCCGGCAGCCACCTGGAAATCGACGGTACGCGGGTCAGTGGGAAGGAGAATGTCTTTCCCTTCCGCATATCCTGGGGGAAGCGGGGCGACTATTATTATGTCTCGGACGGCAAGATCCGGCGGCGCAGCGGAACTGCCCTCGCCACGGTCGATTTTGCCGCCACGCTGGAAGTCGTCCGCCCCAGCTACACCCGCGCAAAGCGCGACTGGGACTCCACCGCGCCGCGCAAGGCGCTGGGCATCGTCCATCCGCATATCTCGCCTGACGGCAGTCGCATCGCGTTCGTCGCGCTGGGCGATCTTTATGTCGTCTCGTCAAACGGCGGGGTGCCGGAAAACCTGACGAAGGATGCCGCGCTGGACGCCGATCCGGCCTGGTCGCCAGACGGGGAGAGCATTGTCTTCAGCTCCGACCGGGTGGGCGGCCTGCCGCAGTTGTGGATCAGGGATCTGGGGACCGGCAAGGACCGGCAACTCACCCATATGGACACGCAGCCGCTGGGCGCGGCCTGGTCGCCCGACGGCACCCGCGTCGCCTTCATCGACGTGGATGGCCGCTGGGGCGTGGCAGGCGTGTGCGTCGTCGACGTCGCCACCGGCAAGGTCACGCGGCTCCAAAGCTCGCTCGGCCAGCCGGGCAGCCCAAGCTGGTCGGCGGATGGCAAATATGTCGCCATCAGCCTGTCCTACAAATATTCCAACAGTTTCCGCGAGGGCACCAATCAGGTCTATGTGATCCCTGCGGACGGCAAGGGCAAAGCCTTCTGGCAGATACCCGAACCCGATATGTCGCTCGACACGCGCAGCGGCAGCGGCCCCGCCTGGTCCCCGGATGGCACGAAAATGGCCGGCATCTATGAGGGGCTGCTCAAGATCTGGCCGGTGGACAAGGATGGCAAGCCACTGGGGCCGGTCCGCAGCTATACCGCCGACACGGCCTTCTACCCGACCTGGACGGCGGACTCAGGCACCATCCTCTATCAGGCGAACGACATGCTGAAGAGGATCGACGTCGCTACCGGGGTAATCGCCGACGTACCGATCGACCTCAGCTATCGCCTTGCCAAACCGAACGGTAGCACCGTCATCCATGTCAGCCATCTGATCGATTCGGTCACCGATGCCACCCAGCATGACAAGGACATCATTATCGAGGGCAATCGCATCGCCGCGATCCGCGACCATGATCCGGGCCTGCATTCGACCGGCCAGTTCGTGGACGGCACCGGTCTTACAGCGATACCGGGCCTGATCGAGTTTCATTCCCACGTCCAGAAGGACTTCGGGTCGAACCTGGAAAAGGCCTGGCTCGCCTACGGTATCACCACGGTGCGCGATCCCGGCACGCAGGTTTACGATGCGGTCGAGGATCGCGAGGCTGCCGAGGCTGGCGTGCGCCTGTCGCCGCGCCTCTATGTCGGGGGGCCGCTGCTCGAATGGCAGCGCGTCTATTACAAGATGGGCGTCGCCGTCTCCAGCCCGGCGCATCTGGAACGCGAGCTGGCCCGCGCCCGGACGCTCAAATATGACATCGTCAAAAGCTATGTCCGGATGCCCGACCTGTACCAGCGCCGCATCGTGGAGGCGGCGCATGCAATGGGCATACCCGTGTCGGGCCATGAAATCTTCCCGGCCGCCTATACCGGAGTCGACGGAACCGAACATCTGGGGGCGACCAGCCGGCGCGGCTATTCGCCCAAGCAGGGACCGGGCGGCATGGCTTATGAGGACGTGATCCAGCTGTTCGGCCGCAGCGGCCGCACACTGACCCCGACAAACTTCGGCGCCTTGACCGGCTATCTGGAGAAGAACCCCGACTATCGCACCGACCCGCGCGTCAACCTCTACCCGAGTTGGGCGCGCGAGACGGTGACCGGGACCAATGACCCGATGGCGATCTTCACCCGGCCGCTGCTCGCCGGTGGTCTGGTGAGTCTCAAGAAAATGTATGACGCAGGCACCCAGGTCGTTGCGGGCACCGACACGATGATCGCGACCAATCTCCATGCGGAGATCGCTTCATACGTGGATGCGGGGCTGACGCCGTTTCAGGCGCTCCAGACCGCGACCGTCAATTCGGCCAAGGCGCTGAACCTGGATGCCGGGACGTTGGAAGCGGGCAAGCTGGCCGATATCGTCCTGCTCGACGGCGATCCGCGCGAGAACATCGCCAACACGTTCAAGGTGCGCAAAGTAGTGGCGAACGGCGTCAGCCACGATGTCGAGCAACTGATCGGCGACGCCGGCAAATAG
- a CDS encoding DUF4198 domain-containing protein → MLKWTSALLAIAFLPALAQAHEIWVERDGAGPARIYLGEPGEVLPEGGDPEFEKLKAPRLVPAGQAPQLRKTGYIEVAAPAGDVRVTDDSVFAPWGEEGKKEGVIYYARAGRNETKAVLPLEIVPTAPGADSFILIRDGKPVAGAKLTAITPEKWSRAFTTDAQGRVALPLKDKGRYILSATQEEKGDLSLTGQKVATIYHMTTLSFFRD, encoded by the coding sequence ATGCTGAAATGGACAAGCGCCCTGCTGGCGATCGCGTTCCTCCCGGCGCTGGCGCAGGCGCATGAAATCTGGGTCGAGCGCGACGGCGCCGGTCCGGCGCGCATCTATCTGGGCGAACCGGGCGAGGTGCTGCCCGAGGGTGGCGACCCCGAGTTCGAGAAGCTGAAGGCCCCGCGCCTGGTTCCCGCCGGGCAGGCGCCGCAACTGCGCAAGACCGGCTATATCGAGGTGGCCGCGCCTGCGGGCGATGTCCGCGTGACCGATGACAGCGTGTTCGCGCCATGGGGCGAGGAAGGCAAGAAGGAGGGCGTCATCTATTATGCCCGCGCCGGCCGCAACGAGACGAAGGCTGTGTTGCCGCTGGAGATCGTGCCGACCGCGCCGGGCGCCGACAGCTTCATCCTTATCCGCGACGGCAAGCCGGTGGCGGGCGCGAAGCTGACCGCCATCACCCCGGAGAAATGGTCGAGAGCCTTCACCACCGATGCGCAGGGCCGGGTCGCGCTGCCGCTCAAGGACAAGGGGCGCTACATCCTCTCCGCGACGCAGGAGGAGAAAGGCGATCTGAGCCTCACCGGCCAGAAGGTCGCGACCATCTACCATATGACGACGCTCAGTTTCTTCCGCGACTGA